Proteins from a single region of Geovibrio ferrireducens:
- a CDS encoding PP2C family protein-serine/threonine phosphatase, protein MLILNKQLFDTFFSQSTNEFFTRLYNFLESEESGAFTIWKCEGNLCEAVSGRHSRSSATFDIFDLGYEGAAVSENSKSVDFFDETINLDSSFFLESRGNVMACITFHEEAGKDALTMLEPYSQYLGSRLDELRARDSSLSTYVNYQKKIDFVKKGSMIFKAIELEEVLAVSLNFFMEVFSAEAACAIHKDNFNAIGLEEISVRELIRINGIPLYDYVMENRRTEFIEYGIDAGEFNIKNLFVVFEPAQDIVILLFNIQFDIVPDKEFSDIVSSIVSIAVENALNHETMTRLKMEEMEMRTTGDILNKFVQRDVRVYGDVEIQGISYPARTAGGDFFYICDVSGRTFFCVADVCGKGYSAAVFTVVLSVYVSLCSAFEGHEKVLEKLVESLNRFLIGKSFGDRFITAFFALYDPERKTLDYISCGHEPAVLFKGEKQELSSGFLPLGIIEDEYRQTAVSIPSGSSLFIYTDGVIEYTPHEKLVPEVEKLIKDDCKDIVNNLYNELVTDKDSQKDDFTCMFVRFR, encoded by the coding sequence ATGCTGATACTCAATAAACAGCTTTTTGACACTTTCTTTTCCCAGAGTACAAACGAGTTTTTCACAAGGCTGTACAATTTTCTCGAATCTGAAGAATCCGGCGCATTCACCATATGGAAGTGCGAAGGAAACCTCTGTGAGGCTGTCTCAGGCAGACATTCACGCTCGTCTGCCACGTTTGATATTTTTGACCTCGGCTATGAAGGCGCGGCGGTTTCGGAAAACAGCAAAAGCGTGGATTTTTTCGATGAAACAATCAATCTGGACTCCTCCTTTTTCCTTGAAAGCAGAGGTAACGTGATGGCATGTATCACCTTTCATGAGGAAGCAGGGAAGGATGCCCTCACCATGCTTGAACCCTACTCCCAGTATCTGGGCAGCAGGCTGGACGAACTCAGAGCCCGCGACAGCAGCCTGAGTACCTATGTCAACTACCAGAAGAAGATAGACTTTGTGAAAAAAGGGAGCATGATCTTCAAGGCGATAGAGCTTGAAGAGGTGCTGGCGGTTTCGCTCAACTTCTTCATGGAGGTCTTCTCCGCTGAGGCAGCATGTGCAATCCACAAGGATAACTTTAATGCAATCGGGCTGGAGGAAATATCAGTCCGTGAGCTTATCAGAATAAATGGCATACCCCTGTACGACTATGTGATGGAAAACCGCCGGACGGAATTCATCGAATACGGCATAGACGCAGGTGAATTCAATATAAAAAACCTGTTTGTGGTGTTTGAGCCAGCGCAGGATATTGTTATCCTGCTGTTCAACATCCAGTTCGATATAGTGCCGGACAAGGAATTTTCTGACATAGTATCATCAATAGTTTCCATCGCCGTGGAAAACGCCCTGAACCACGAAACCATGACCCGCCTCAAGATGGAGGAGATGGAGATGCGCACCACGGGCGATATACTGAATAAATTTGTTCAGCGTGACGTGCGTGTTTACGGCGATGTGGAGATTCAGGGGATAAGCTACCCAGCCAGAACCGCCGGGGGCGACTTCTTCTACATCTGCGATGTCAGCGGCAGAACCTTCTTCTGTGTTGCGGATGTCTGCGGCAAGGGGTACTCGGCAGCGGTGTTCACTGTTGTCTTAAGCGTTTATGTTTCCCTCTGCTCCGCTTTTGAAGGGCATGAGAAGGTGCTTGAGAAGCTTGTGGAGTCCCTCAACAGGTTTCTCATAGGCAAAAGCTTCGGAGACCGCTTCATCACTGCCTTTTTTGCCCTGTATGATCCGGAGCGGAAAACACTGGACTATATCTCCTGCGGGCATGAACCTGCCGTCCTTTTCAAAGGGGAAAAGCAGGAACTTTCCTCAGGCTTTCTCCCGCTCGGCATAATAGAGGATGAGTACAGGCAGACAGCCGTCAGCATTCCTTCCGGTTCCTCGCTTTTCATTTACACCGACGGGGTAATTGAGTACACCCCCCACGAAAAGCTTGTACCGGAGGTGGAAAAGCTGATAAAAGATGATTGCAAAGACATAGTTAATAACCTATATAACGAACTTGTAACGGATAAGGACTCCCAGAAGGACGACTTCACCTGCATGTTCGTCCGTTTCAGATAA
- the ubiE gene encoding bifunctional demethylmenaquinone methyltransferase/2-methoxy-6-polyprenyl-1,4-benzoquinol methylase UbiE, translated as MEKKSKDIQQMFDDIAPKYDFLNRALSFRTDVAWRKKAIRLMNVQDGQTVLDLACGTADMMIELTKTGKNVTLIGGDFSHNMMKIGKQKMPGGIFSVSDAHCLPFKDKSFDRIMIAFGFRNVTDKAQGLREMHRVLKDGGCACILEFSQPQNPFFAWVYRLYFTKILPFIGGIISGNRKAYEYLPESVYKFPKRDAYRIMILEAGFKEAEFNPFTFGICDATICRK; from the coding sequence TTGGAAAAAAAATCAAAAGACATTCAGCAGATGTTCGATGACATAGCCCCTAAATACGACTTTCTCAACCGTGCCCTGAGCTTCCGCACGGATGTCGCATGGCGCAAAAAAGCAATCAGGCTTATGAACGTTCAGGACGGGCAGACCGTGCTCGATCTCGCCTGCGGCACTGCGGACATGATGATAGAGCTCACAAAAACAGGCAAGAACGTAACCCTCATCGGCGGTGATTTCAGCCATAACATGATGAAGATAGGCAAGCAGAAGATGCCCGGAGGCATATTCAGCGTCAGTGATGCGCACTGTCTGCCGTTTAAGGATAAATCCTTCGACCGTATAATGATAGCCTTCGGCTTCCGCAACGTAACGGACAAGGCGCAGGGGTTAAGGGAAATGCACCGTGTGCTTAAGGACGGCGGATGCGCGTGCATACTTGAGTTCAGCCAGCCGCAGAACCCCTTCTTCGCATGGGTTTACAGGCTGTATTTCACCAAAATCCTCCCTTTCATAGGCGGCATTATCTCCGGCAACAGGAAGGCATATGAATATCTGCCTGAGTCTGTCTACAAATTTCCGAAGAGAGATGCCTACCGCATAATGATCCTTGAAGCGGGCTTCAAAGAAGCGGAGTTCAACCCCTTCACCTTCGGGATCTGTGACGCCACAATCTGCCGCAAATAG
- a CDS encoding UbiD family decarboxylase: protein MERDSFRAYLTHLSETGRLETASEPVSCDLEAAEIARRAVGRCALLFKNPSGAAFSLVMNAFCSKSAVMESIGINSVHEAPDCLLEETLPGQFRPQAVSSPGFRYKEFSDLTSLPAIRTWKNDGGFALTLPCVITKDKTQNCGMYRVQILDERRAVIHCYPGSGAAEHMRLAGERGEESIEAAICLGAPPSVMLASVMPVKADEFEISAALTGRPLKTADIKELSVPADSEIVLHGKISLTETATEGPFGNYTGGYSAQEAFPVFTLEKAYHAENAFCPNTAAGAPSAENGLLADAAFRLLTNSVKRTMPELVSFGFPPFGVFGRMIFIALKDGADINRAADNFLFRKYANICIFDEKTDTEDTAECLRLFAGSRLVNCEQNRIFDCRLKDTLRISTDEAIIKKVEENAYGFGEWIKRKPL, encoded by the coding sequence ATGGAGCGGGATTCTTTCAGGGCTTATCTCACTCATCTCTCAGAAACGGGCAGGCTGGAGACAGCGTCCGAACCTGTTTCATGCGACCTTGAAGCGGCTGAAATCGCCAGACGCGCCGTCGGCAGGTGTGCCCTTCTGTTTAAAAACCCATCCGGCGCTGCCTTTTCCCTTGTTATGAACGCCTTTTGCTCAAAGTCCGCAGTCATGGAATCCATCGGCATAAACTCCGTTCATGAAGCACCGGACTGTCTCCTTGAGGAAACCCTTCCCGGACAGTTCAGACCGCAGGCAGTCAGCAGCCCCGGTTTCAGATATAAAGAATTTTCAGACCTCACCTCACTGCCCGCCATACGCACATGGAAAAATGACGGCGGCTTCGCCCTCACCCTCCCCTGTGTGATCACAAAGGATAAAACCCAGAACTGCGGCATGTACCGCGTACAGATACTTGATGAAAGGCGCGCTGTTATCCACTGTTATCCCGGCAGCGGAGCGGCGGAGCATATGCGGCTCGCCGGGGAGCGGGGGGAAGAGAGCATTGAAGCCGCGATATGCCTCGGTGCGCCGCCGTCAGTAATGCTCGCCTCGGTAATGCCGGTTAAGGCGGACGAGTTTGAAATATCAGCCGCACTGACAGGCAGACCTCTGAAAACTGCTGATATTAAAGAACTGAGCGTTCCTGCGGATTCCGAAATAGTGCTTCACGGCAAAATCTCCCTCACGGAGACGGCAACGGAAGGCCCCTTCGGGAACTACACTGGCGGCTATTCCGCACAGGAGGCTTTCCCCGTTTTTACTCTTGAAAAGGCGTACCACGCAGAAAATGCATTTTGTCCCAATACCGCAGCCGGGGCTCCCTCTGCCGAGAACGGCCTTCTGGCGGATGCGGCTTTCAGGCTCCTCACAAACTCCGTAAAACGCACTATGCCGGAGCTTGTGTCATTCGGGTTTCCGCCCTTCGGCGTGTTCGGACGGATGATCTTCATCGCCCTCAAAGACGGTGCGGATATAAACAGGGCAGCGGATAATTTCCTTTTCCGCAAATACGCAAACATCTGCATTTTCGATGAAAAAACGGACACGGAGGACACTGCCGAATGCCTCCGGCTTTTTGCAGGAAGCAGGCTAGTTAATTGTGAACAAAACAGAATTTTTGACTGTAGACTAAAAGATACACTCCGCATTTCAACAGATGAAGCCATAATAAAAAAGGTTGAAGAAAACGCATACGGATTCGGGGAATGGATAAAAAGAAAACCGCTTTAA
- the nth gene encoding endonuclease III, with translation MDKKKTALKFIEFLDSRYADAECSLRHENPFQLLTATILSAQCTDARVNIVTQGLFRKYPTPQHLADADMEELCADIKPTGFFRNKAKSLIGMGRKLISEHGGEVPGTMEELIKIPGVGRKTANVILGNCFGRPAVVVDTHVKRIAFRLGLTKNTDPEKIEQDLIKIIPPERSAEWSHQVILFGRDICTARAPKCVECPINGICPDYAARIKKHLKP, from the coding sequence ATGGATAAAAAGAAAACCGCTTTAAAGTTCATAGAATTTCTGGACAGCCGCTACGCAGATGCGGAATGCTCCCTAAGACACGAAAACCCTTTTCAGCTCCTCACTGCGACAATACTCAGCGCACAGTGCACCGATGCGCGCGTGAATATAGTCACGCAGGGACTGTTCAGGAAATACCCTACACCTCAGCATCTTGCAGATGCGGACATGGAGGAACTGTGCGCGGATATAAAACCCACAGGCTTCTTCCGCAATAAAGCGAAAAGCCTCATAGGGATGGGCAGAAAGCTGATCAGCGAACACGGCGGCGAAGTGCCCGGAACCATGGAGGAACTGATCAAAATCCCCGGAGTAGGCAGAAAAACGGCTAATGTCATCCTCGGCAACTGCTTCGGCAGACCCGCCGTGGTTGTGGACACCCATGTGAAGCGCATAGCCTTCCGCCTCGGCCTCACAAAAAACACTGACCCTGAAAAAATAGAGCAGGATCTCATAAAAATCATTCCGCCGGAGCGCAGTGCGGAATGGTCGCATCAGGTGATACTCTTCGGGCGGGATATATGCACAGCCCGCGCGCCCAAATGCGTGGAATGTCCCATAAACGGAATCTGCCCGGATTACGCGGCAAGAATAAAAAAGCATCTTAAACCTTGA
- a CDS encoding cob(I)yrinic acid a,c-diamide adenosyltransferase, producing MTLNRGFVQIYTGKGKGKTTAALGLALRGAGAGLRVYIGQFLKSGKYSENISVHSLEKNIVMEAYGNDRFICGEPCTEEIRLAEQGLIKAKNALLSGMYDIVILDEINVAISLGLIKEEEVADMIKMRPKTAELVLTGRSAPASIMELADLITEMREIKHYFSCGVEAREGIEK from the coding sequence ATGACGCTGAACAGGGGATTTGTGCAGATATACACCGGCAAGGGCAAGGGCAAAACAACCGCCGCACTCGGTCTGGCTCTCAGGGGCGCAGGCGCAGGGCTCAGGGTGTACATAGGCCAGTTCCTTAAAAGCGGAAAATACTCCGAGAACATCTCAGTTCATTCCCTTGAAAAAAACATAGTCATGGAAGCTTACGGCAATGACCGCTTTATCTGCGGCGAACCCTGCACGGAGGAGATCCGCCTCGCCGAGCAGGGGCTGATAAAAGCAAAGAACGCCCTCCTTTCCGGCATGTACGACATAGTGATTCTGGACGAAATCAACGTTGCCATCTCACTCGGCCTCATAAAGGAGGAGGAAGTGGCAGATATGATTAAGATGCGCCCTAAAACCGCCGAACTGGTTCTCACCGGCAGAAGCGCCCCCGCCTCCATAATGGAGCTTGCGGATCTCATAACCGAGATGAGGGAGATAAAGCACTACTTCTCCTGCGGTGTAGAGGCAAGGGAAGGTATAGAAAAGTAA
- a CDS encoding GGDEF domain-containing protein: protein MLPQHWKEYLSKVEHAFQPIVNPFSGVTFAVEALLRGWEKCGFDSIAEFFDTAFRENLLFQVDLELRRKAMMKFRTIEGSRKMKLFYNYDIRIVNMPDFEKGRTKALLNANDIEPDAFCFEISERHKHSFIKNTKNIFENVKQYGCRIAIDDFGAGFANFELFYYSEPNFLKIDKFLIQGIDEDIKKKKYCSNLTSLAHFFGITIVAEGVETKKEFLTCKELGFDLIQGYFIQKPSTDVKEIMPVYNSVQYIDQTDKRDLSEDAYLISNEIVKLNAVNVSESAERVLENIRNHMNVPIVPIVDDTDMPLGIISERNLKEYLYHPFGKELLHNRSLTVNIRKFITSCPIVEINVPIEKILELFVANKETDGVIITKGLKYFGFLTAQSLLNTLNEKNLAFARDMNPLTKLSGNSLINGYLNDAFRDEHSQYFLVYFDFDNFKPFNDRFGFRQGDRAIVLFSDILKKDFSGKNEFIGHVGGDDFFGGISCNGMACSLAVDKIRKTIKKFTDSVISFYSPSEVKQGYYTGKDRQGNDSVFPLLSISAAIIELPAGRREHTPDEIANILAELKKKAKASEEKIAVASISEALAETAR, encoded by the coding sequence ATGCTTCCTCAACATTGGAAAGAGTATTTGTCAAAAGTAGAGCATGCATTTCAGCCCATAGTAAACCCATTTTCCGGCGTGACATTCGCCGTGGAGGCGCTGCTGCGCGGCTGGGAGAAATGCGGTTTTGACTCCATAGCAGAATTTTTTGACACAGCCTTCAGGGAGAACCTTCTGTTTCAGGTGGACCTGGAACTCAGGCGAAAGGCCATGATGAAGTTCCGCACCATAGAGGGCTCCCGCAAGATGAAGCTCTTCTATAACTACGACATCCGCATTGTAAACATGCCCGACTTTGAGAAGGGGCGCACCAAGGCGCTGCTGAACGCAAACGACATTGAGCCTGATGCCTTCTGCTTTGAAATATCCGAACGCCACAAGCACAGCTTCATAAAGAACACCAAAAATATTTTCGAAAACGTGAAGCAGTACGGATGCCGCATAGCTATAGACGACTTCGGCGCAGGCTTCGCCAATTTCGAACTTTTCTACTATTCAGAGCCTAATTTCCTCAAGATAGACAAATTCCTTATTCAGGGGATAGACGAGGACATCAAGAAAAAGAAATACTGCAGCAACCTCACCAGTCTTGCCCATTTCTTCGGCATAACCATAGTGGCAGAAGGTGTGGAGACCAAGAAGGAGTTCCTCACCTGCAAGGAGCTGGGGTTCGACCTTATTCAGGGTTACTTCATACAGAAGCCCTCAACGGATGTCAAAGAGATCATGCCCGTCTACAACTCGGTTCAGTACATAGACCAGACGGACAAACGCGACCTCAGCGAGGATGCCTACCTCATATCAAACGAAATAGTGAAGCTAAACGCAGTGAACGTCAGCGAATCCGCCGAACGTGTTCTGGAGAACATACGCAACCATATGAACGTGCCCATAGTGCCGATAGTGGACGATACCGATATGCCGCTGGGGATAATAAGCGAGCGCAACCTCAAGGAATACCTTTACCACCCCTTCGGTAAGGAGCTTCTCCATAACAGATCCCTCACGGTAAACATACGCAAGTTCATCACCTCATGCCCGATAGTTGAAATAAACGTGCCCATCGAAAAGATACTTGAGCTTTTCGTGGCGAACAAGGAAACGGACGGGGTAATAATCACCAAAGGGCTGAAATACTTCGGCTTTCTCACTGCCCAGTCTCTCCTTAACACCCTGAACGAAAAGAACCTCGCCTTCGCCCGCGATATGAACCCTCTGACCAAGCTTTCAGGCAATAGCCTGATAAACGGCTACCTGAACGATGCTTTCAGGGATGAGCACAGCCAGTACTTCCTTGTGTATTTCGACTTTGACAACTTCAAGCCGTTCAACGACCGATTCGGCTTCCGTCAGGGGGACAGGGCTATTGTTCTCTTCTCGGATATTCTCAAGAAGGATTTCAGCGGCAAAAACGAGTTCATAGGCCATGTCGGCGGGGATGATTTCTTCGGCGGCATAAGCTGCAACGGAATGGCCTGCTCCCTCGCTGTTGACAAAATCAGAAAAACCATCAAGAAGTTCACTGATTCTGTAATATCCTTCTACTCCCCCTCTGAGGTGAAGCAGGGTTACTACACAGGCAAGGACAGGCAGGGAAATGACTCGGTATTTCCCCTTCTGAGCATAAGCGCCGCCATTATAGAGCTTCCTGCCGGCAGAAGGGAGCATACGCCGGATGAGATAGCGAACATTCTGGCGGAACTGAAAAAGAAAGCCAAGGCATCGGAAGAAAAAATAGCCGTTGCCTCCATAAGCGAAGCACTGGCGGAAACTGCCCGCTGA
- a CDS encoding aldehyde dehydrogenase family protein, translating into MGFKKLLIDGKWTDTGSYLEVKNPYDGSAAGTVCTADRALTEKAIQAASKARRVMTSLTAKQKGDILDKTGSLIAEYSEDFAKIITAEAGKGIMFSRGEAGRTAENFRFAADEARRLGGELIPYDASASGANRFGYYKRFPIGVVGAITPFNFPLNLVAHKVGPAIAAGCPIVLKPASSTPLTAVRLVEVLLEAGLPECGINLVVGSGSVVGNAMVESELINMLTFTGSPSVGLGIKAKAGIKKVTLELGSNSAAVIHEDADIAYAVPKCVVGGFANSGQVCISIQRIYIHESRYDEFRDMFVKSVQASGFGDPADEKILVGPMIEESEAARVEGWIKDAAVKGAKILTGGGRRGTMLEPTVLENVDETMTVVSEEAFAPLVCLMKYKTLEEAVERVNNSQFGLQAGIFTKDIKNAFYAIEHMEVGGVMVNDMPTFRVDQMPYGGVKLSGTGREGPKFAVEEMTELKTVMFNLN; encoded by the coding sequence ATGGGTTTCAAGAAACTGCTCATTGACGGCAAATGGACTGACACCGGGTCATACCTTGAGGTAAAGAACCCTTACGACGGCTCCGCGGCGGGCACAGTATGCACCGCAGACAGGGCGCTGACGGAAAAAGCAATTCAGGCAGCATCCAAAGCGCGCAGGGTCATGACCTCGCTCACCGCAAAACAGAAAGGGGACATACTGGATAAAACCGGCTCCCTCATCGCAGAATATTCAGAAGACTTCGCAAAAATCATAACCGCAGAAGCGGGCAAAGGCATAATGTTTTCCAGAGGCGAAGCGGGCAGAACCGCCGAAAATTTCAGGTTCGCAGCAGACGAAGCCAGACGCCTCGGCGGGGAGCTTATTCCCTACGATGCCTCAGCCTCCGGCGCAAACCGCTTCGGCTATTATAAGCGCTTCCCCATCGGCGTGGTGGGAGCCATCACCCCTTTCAACTTCCCCTTAAACCTAGTTGCGCACAAAGTCGGCCCCGCAATAGCCGCAGGCTGCCCGATAGTGCTTAAACCTGCCTCATCAACCCCGCTCACCGCTGTGCGTCTTGTTGAGGTTCTCCTTGAGGCAGGGCTCCCCGAATGCGGAATAAACCTTGTGGTGGGCTCAGGCTCAGTTGTCGGCAACGCCATGGTGGAATCAGAACTGATTAATATGCTCACCTTCACAGGCTCACCCTCAGTGGGGCTCGGCATAAAAGCGAAGGCGGGCATAAAGAAAGTCACCCTTGAGCTGGGCTCAAACTCAGCCGCTGTCATCCATGAGGACGCAGACATCGCATACGCAGTCCCCAAATGCGTGGTGGGCGGCTTTGCCAACTCCGGTCAGGTGTGTATAAGCATACAGAGGATATACATCCACGAAAGCAGGTATGACGAATTCCGTGATATGTTCGTGAAAAGCGTACAGGCAAGCGGATTCGGCGATCCGGCGGATGAGAAAATCCTTGTCGGCCCCATGATTGAGGAATCAGAAGCTGCCAGAGTCGAGGGCTGGATAAAGGACGCTGCTGTTAAGGGAGCAAAAATACTCACAGGCGGCGGACGCAGAGGCACAATGCTTGAACCCACTGTGCTTGAAAATGTGGACGAGACAATGACCGTGGTCAGCGAGGAGGCGTTTGCGCCCCTTGTGTGCCTAATGAAATACAAAACGCTGGAGGAGGCTGTGGAGCGTGTGAACAACTCCCAGTTCGGCCTGCAGGCGGGAATATTCACCAAGGACATAAAGAATGCCTTCTACGCCATAGAGCATATGGAGGTTGGCGGTGTCATGGTGAACGACATGCCCACTTTCAGAGTGGATCAGATGCCCTACGGCGGCGTGAAGCTCAGCGGAACAGGCAGGGAAGGCCCTAAGTTTGCCGTGGAAGAAATGACTGAACTTAAGACCGTGATGTTTAATCTTAATTAA
- a CDS encoding peptidase associated/transthyretin-like domain-containing protein has product MKKLLILLAAFLALTGAADAKLKLDETVKSFFPKPAKLTGGEERWLGTGITEAKTANGFIYSTSYSYYSPDVQQIMNIKRKKTFDVKATVHAYNNYVTAFDKYEELAKKAPKGKVQEIGFGDKGVFYYVPKSAYINDADFTIVFLNKIFVAEIQADDGFALMDAAANINANIQRFILSNIEFFLVRNISISVTAKGFERTSDILGFTEEEPKEVTVTGKVFSEDSKPLANAEVAVLETGKSVKTAADGSYKYSVKMGGKKNVNIAKNFYLKEIKQEKAAAPSIEDGVFSVNIFKTDGTQEAGSVWKLAFYGSTVHGKALMGEEGRQRLYPLKGSFENGRLSLTLDCRAGGSSFKCVRNFEGTLSPDSVNGTWTGTGGGGAWKLALNSYSEITDYIYLTEDNSEFSRFVKQGSKTRTEKGALTVTANDEKVSGILFSLKKDRPEFNEVFIKSANLVLTHVPQQQSGTMRLFRYITETADEKVSPVTATMVYSGDAVMKMEPYEIEADITDYLFSSARSGVLIAPMLQGSASGSHTFAGHNVKPAAYAPKLKTIRYVPSDEADKIAPVTVRIKSLSGKDMVGDKNVVRGDGEPDTVFEAVFRLPGKTITSMEIYGEGTVTRKRNTDPLDIYPVIGFIKNGIPMNDARGGVKLLLEGTSEKFDLHIAPIKEVDADKLRYRIVISGEVFEGTAEKQ; this is encoded by the coding sequence ATGAAAAAATTACTGATACTCCTCGCCGCATTCCTTGCACTGACGGGAGCGGCGGATGCGAAACTGAAACTTGACGAAACTGTTAAATCGTTCTTCCCCAAACCTGCCAAACTCACCGGCGGGGAGGAGCGGTGGCTGGGGACGGGAATCACGGAGGCCAAGACGGCAAACGGCTTTATCTACTCCACATCCTACTCCTATTACTCGCCTGATGTTCAGCAGATAATGAACATAAAGCGCAAAAAGACATTCGATGTCAAGGCCACTGTCCATGCCTACAACAACTATGTCACCGCCTTTGACAAATATGAGGAACTGGCGAAAAAAGCCCCGAAAGGCAAGGTTCAGGAGATAGGCTTCGGGGACAAGGGTGTATTTTACTATGTCCCGAAATCCGCCTACATAAACGATGCGGACTTCACTATCGTATTCCTCAACAAAATCTTCGTTGCGGAGATTCAGGCGGATGACGGGTTCGCCCTTATGGATGCGGCAGCAAACATAAACGCCAATATACAGCGCTTCATACTCTCGAACATAGAGTTTTTCCTCGTGAGAAACATAAGCATCTCCGTAACTGCCAAGGGGTTTGAGCGCACCTCAGACATTCTCGGCTTCACTGAGGAGGAGCCAAAGGAAGTCACAGTAACAGGTAAGGTTTTCAGTGAGGATTCCAAGCCGCTGGCAAATGCCGAGGTAGCTGTCCTTGAAACAGGAAAATCAGTAAAAACAGCCGCTGACGGCAGCTACAAATACTCCGTCAAAATGGGCGGCAAAAAGAACGTAAACATTGCAAAAAACTTTTACCTTAAAGAGATAAAACAGGAGAAAGCGGCCGCTCCCTCCATTGAGGACGGGGTTTTCTCCGTGAATATATTCAAGACGGACGGAACTCAGGAAGCCGGTTCGGTATGGAAGCTAGCCTTCTACGGCAGCACTGTGCACGGCAAGGCACTTATGGGCGAAGAGGGCAGACAGCGCCTTTACCCGCTCAAGGGCTCCTTTGAAAACGGCAGACTGTCCCTTACGCTGGACTGCCGCGCGGGCGGTTCATCCTTCAAATGCGTGAGAAATTTTGAAGGCACTCTGTCGCCTGACTCTGTAAACGGCACATGGACAGGCACGGGGGGCGGAGGTGCGTGGAAGCTGGCACTTAACTCATACTCCGAGATAACCGACTACATATACCTCACCGAGGACAACTCCGAGTTCTCCCGCTTTGTAAAACAGGGGAGCAAGACCCGCACGGAAAAAGGCGCACTGACCGTCACCGCCAATGACGAAAAAGTCTCCGGCATTCTCTTCTCCCTCAAAAAGGACAGGCCGGAGTTCAACGAAGTATTCATAAAAAGCGCAAACCTTGTGCTCACCCATGTCCCCCAGCAGCAGTCGGGAACCATGCGCCTTTTCAGGTACATAACCGAGACTGCGGATGAAAAAGTCAGCCCGGTTACAGCCACAATGGTTTACTCAGGGGACGCGGTAATGAAAATGGAACCTTACGAGATAGAGGCCGATATAACCGATTATCTGTTTTCCAGCGCCAGAAGCGGCGTACTCATTGCCCCTATGCTTCAGGGGAGCGCATCCGGCAGCCACACCTTCGCAGGGCATAATGTTAAACCCGCGGCATACGCACCGAAGCTGAAAACCATACGCTATGTTCCGTCGGACGAAGCCGATAAAATAGCCCCGGTAACAGTAAGAATCAAAAGCCTCAGCGGAAAGGACATGGTGGGGGATAAAAACGTGGTGAGAGGGGACGGCGAACCGGACACAGTTTTTGAAGCGGTGTTCCGTCTGCCCGGCAAAACCATAACCTCCATGGAAATTTACGGTGAGGGTACAGTAACCAGAAAGCGGAACACCGACCCGCTTGACATTTACCCTGTCATAGGATTTATTAAAAACGGCATACCGATGAACGATGCCAGAGGCGGGGTGAAGCTCCTTCTGGAAGGTACGTCCGAGAAGTTTGATCTCCACATAGCCCCCATAAAAGAGGTTGATGCGGACAAGCTGAGATACCGCATAGTGATAAGCGGCGAAGTTTTTGAAGGCACAGCCGAAAAACAGTAA